In Notolabrus celidotus isolate fNotCel1 chromosome 8, fNotCel1.pri, whole genome shotgun sequence, a genomic segment contains:
- the LOC117816909 gene encoding trichohyalin-like isoform X2 gives MSGRLSPSLRTLRAQNDNLQKEKWILNKNNEHLNKDNELLRQTLEGLRTKLEQCTNKKKRTLQIENENYSVQVKSLNGELDSMRSRMRELTAENEVLRRNREDQVTLRDQNYILRAEVSHSKAALQQLEKNAGIMERVYDCTQKEHQSANKQCNLLNKELQKAKEQVFTAEKKDKETIEGLKKELKEVKTSLLDKEETVQQTNKALQDQVQEFRSIFEELNACKSSCDTLKQENESLSQRNQALKEQLETVRKEQQELRERDRMLLRQQKDDRRQELLETQIRLVDGEEAMRHENKALQDQVQEFRSIFEELYACKSSCDTLKQENESLSQRNQALKEQLETVRKEQQELRERDRMLLRQQKDDLRQELLETQKRLVDGEEAMRQENKALQDQVQDFRSNLEELKPFHGTKENQHTRQIYTLQRKVQEVQEMLRQQKVMFAREQLKNSLREDDLSERIQILQIYIELNNKEAPQRDAPPPVEDPVKTVVQLRTVCDQVNADVTRPPRRFFPSWFY, from the exons atgagtggAAGACTTAGTCCCAGTCTCAGGACTCTGAGAGCTCAGAACGACAACCTCCAAAAAGAAAAGTGGATcctcaacaaaaacaatgagcACTTAAACAAGGACAATGAGCTCCTGCGCCAAACCCTGGAAGGACTCCGGACTAAACTTGAGCAGTGTACCAACAAGAAGAAAAGAACCCTCCAAATAGAAAATGAGAACTACAgtgtccaagtcaagtccctcaATGGAGAACTGGACTCCATGCGCAGTAGGATGAGGGAATTGACTGCAGAAAATGAAGTTCTTCGCAGAAACCGAGAAGATCAGGTGACCTTGAGAGACCAAAACTATATTCTGAGGGCTGAGGTTTCACACTCCAAAGCAGCTCTGCAGCAACTTGAGAAGAATGCTGGAATAATGGAGCGAGTGTATGACTGCACTCAGAAAGAGCACCAGTCTGCAAACAAACAGTGCAATCTCCTCAACAAAGAGCTTCAGAAGGCAAAGGAGCAGGTCTTTACTGCTGAAAAGAAGGACAAAGAAACAATTGAGGGTCTGAAGAAAGAACTTAAGGAGGTCAAGACAAGTTTGCTTGACAAGGAAGAGACCgtacagcaaacaaacaaggcTCTTCAAGACCAGGTTCAGGAGTTCAGAAGTATTTTTGAGGAACTCAACGCCTGTAAGAGCAGCTGTGATACACTGAAACAAGAGAATGAGTCTTTGAGTCAGCGAAATCAGGCCCTAAAAGAACAACTTGAGACTGTCAGGAAGGAACAGCAAGAgctcagagaaagagacagaatgtTGTTGAGACAGCAAAAAGACGACCGGAGACAAGAACTTCTGGAGACCCAAATAAGGCTGGTTGATGGAGAGGAGGCCATGAGGCATGAAAACAAGGCTCTTCAAGACCAGGTTCAGGAGTTCAGAAGTATTTTTGAGGAACTCTACGCCTGTAAGAGCAGCTGTGATACACTGAAACAAGAGAATGAGTCTTTGAGTCAGCGAAATCAGGCCCTAAAAGAACAACTTGAGACTGTCAGAAAGGAACAGCAAGAgctcagagaaagagacagaatgtTGTTGAGACAGCAAAAAGACGACCTGAGACAAGAACTTCTGgagacccaaaaaaggctggTTGATGGAGAGGAGGCCATGAGGCAAGAAAACAAGGCTCTTCAAGACCAG GTTCAGGATTTCAGAAGTAATTTGGAGGAACTCAAACCCTTTCATGGCACCAAAGAAAATCAACATACTCGACAAATCTACACCCTGCAGCGCAAAGTTCAAGAGGTCCAGGAAATGCTGAGACAGCAGAAAGTCATGTTTGCAAGAGAGCAGCTGAAGAATAGTCTGAGGGAGGACGATCTGTCTGAGAGGATACAGATTCTTCAGATTTATATAGAGTTAAATAATAAAGAGGCCCCCCAGAGAGATGCTCCGCCTCCTGTAGAGGATCCTGTGAAGACGGTCGTCCAACTCAGGACTGTGTGTGACCAGGTGAATGCAGATGTCACCAGGCCTCCCAGGCGTTTTTTTCCTAGCTGGTTCTACTAA
- the LOC117816909 gene encoding trichohyalin-like isoform X1, whose protein sequence is MSGRLSPSLRTLRAQNDNLQKEKWILNKNNEHLNKDNELLRQTLEGLRTKLEQCTNKKKRTLQIENENYSVQVKSLNGELDSMRSRMRELTAENEVLRRNREDQVTLRDQNYILRAEVSHSKAALQQLEKNAGIMERVYDCTQKEHQSANKQCNLLNKELQKAKEQVFTAEKKDKETIEGLKKELKEVKTSLLDKEETVQQTNKALQDQVQEFRSIFEELNACKSSCDTLKQENESLSQRNQALKEQLETVRKEQQELRERDRMLLRQQKDDRRQELLETQIRLVDGEEAMRHENKALQDQVQEFRSIFEELYACKSSCDTLKQENESLSQRNQALKEQLETVRKEQQELRERDRMLLRQQKDDLRQELLETQKRLVDGEEAMRQENKALQDQVQEFRSIFEELNACKSSCDTLKQENESLSQRNQALKEQLETVRKEQQELRERDRMLLRQQKDDLRQELLETQKRLVDGEEAMRQENKALQDQVQDFRSNLEELKPFHGTKENQHTRQIYTLQRKVQEVQEMLRQQKVMFAREQLKNSLREDDLSERIQILQIYIELNNKEAPQRDAPPPVEDPVKTVVQLRTVCDQVNADVTRPPRRFFPSWFY, encoded by the coding sequence atgagtggAAGACTTAGTCCCAGTCTCAGGACTCTGAGAGCTCAGAACGACAACCTCCAAAAAGAAAAGTGGATcctcaacaaaaacaatgagcACTTAAACAAGGACAATGAGCTCCTGCGCCAAACCCTGGAAGGACTCCGGACTAAACTTGAGCAGTGTACCAACAAGAAGAAAAGAACCCTCCAAATAGAAAATGAGAACTACAgtgtccaagtcaagtccctcaATGGAGAACTGGACTCCATGCGCAGTAGGATGAGGGAATTGACTGCAGAAAATGAAGTTCTTCGCAGAAACCGAGAAGATCAGGTGACCTTGAGAGACCAAAACTATATTCTGAGGGCTGAGGTTTCACACTCCAAAGCAGCTCTGCAGCAACTTGAGAAGAATGCTGGAATAATGGAGCGAGTGTATGACTGCACTCAGAAAGAGCACCAGTCTGCAAACAAACAGTGCAATCTCCTCAACAAAGAGCTTCAGAAGGCAAAGGAGCAGGTCTTTACTGCTGAAAAGAAGGACAAAGAAACAATTGAGGGTCTGAAGAAAGAACTTAAGGAGGTCAAGACAAGTTTGCTTGACAAGGAAGAGACCgtacagcaaacaaacaaggcTCTTCAAGACCAGGTTCAGGAGTTCAGAAGTATTTTTGAGGAACTCAACGCCTGTAAGAGCAGCTGTGATACACTGAAACAAGAGAATGAGTCTTTGAGTCAGCGAAATCAGGCCCTAAAAGAACAACTTGAGACTGTCAGGAAGGAACAGCAAGAgctcagagaaagagacagaatgtTGTTGAGACAGCAAAAAGACGACCGGAGACAAGAACTTCTGGAGACCCAAATAAGGCTGGTTGATGGAGAGGAGGCCATGAGGCATGAAAACAAGGCTCTTCAAGACCAGGTTCAGGAGTTCAGAAGTATTTTTGAGGAACTCTACGCCTGTAAGAGCAGCTGTGATACACTGAAACAAGAGAATGAGTCTTTGAGTCAGCGAAATCAGGCCCTAAAAGAACAACTTGAGACTGTCAGAAAGGAACAGCAAGAgctcagagaaagagacagaatgtTGTTGAGACAGCAAAAAGACGACCTGAGACAAGAACTTCTGgagacccaaaaaaggctggTTGATGGAGAGGAGGCCATGAGGCAAGAAAACAAGGCTCTTCAAGACCAGGTTCAGGAGTTCAGAAGTATTTTTGAGGAACTCAACGCCTGTAAGAGCAGCTGTGATACACTGAAACAAGAGAATGAGTCTTTGAGTCAGCGAAATCAGGCCCTAAAAGAACAACTTGAGACTGTCAGAAAGGAACAGCAAGAgctcagagaaagagacagaatgtTGTTGAGACAGCAAAAAGACGACCTGAGACAAGAACTTCTGgagacccaaaaaaggctggTTGATGGAGAGGAGGCCATGAGGCAAGAAAACAAGGCTCTTCAAGACCAGGTTCAGGATTTCAGAAGTAATTTGGAGGAACTCAAACCCTTTCATGGCACCAAAGAAAATCAACATACTCGACAAATCTACACCCTGCAGCGCAAAGTTCAAGAGGTCCAGGAAATGCTGAGACAGCAGAAAGTCATGTTTGCAAGAGAGCAGCTGAAGAATAGTCTGAGGGAGGACGATCTGTCTGAGAGGATACAGATTCTTCAGATTTATATAGAGTTAAATAATAAAGAGGCCCCCCAGAGAGATGCTCCGCCTCCTGTAGAGGATCCTGTGAAGACGGTCGTCCAACTCAGGACTGTGTGTGACCAGGTGAATGCAGATGTCACCAGGCCTCCCAGGCGTTTTTTTCCTAGCTGGTTCTACTAA